The following nucleotide sequence is from Eremothecium cymbalariae DBVPG#7215 chromosome 6, complete sequence.
AGAAGCCATCGATGGACAAAGagttgatatttttctgtGCAGCTGGGGTAAGAGCGCAGGCAGCGCAAGAGTTGGCTAACTCGTATGGGTATGTGAATACTGCAGTTTGGCCGGGGTCGATTAAGGAGTGGTTATCCAAGGGAGGCGACAAATTGTAGGTTGTAACAGTTGGCACAGCAGCAGACAGTTtcttattttattttattttattgtGATTAATTACGTATGTACATAGGTCAAACTTATTATTTAGCCTTTATGGAATTCGAAGTTTTTAAACTCCTTACCACgtattttctttcttttcctctCCATTACCTTCTCTCTTTGCTTTGACTTCATGTGATCGAACTTCCATTTTTGAATGATCTTACGTTTTTCGGACTTCTTGAGATGGAATTTCGATTTGTTGCTTTGGTTTATTTGCTGttcatattctttgatTATTTTGGCTTCCAAATCTCTGTTTTGAATGGATTGAAGCTTTGATGTTAGACTAGTTAGTCTAGCTTGAATGTTTTCCCTTTCATGGTCTGATACCTTGGACATTAGTTTACGATCAGCTAGCATAGACCTCAAATCGGATATCTCCTTTTCCCTATATTCATCCAAAAATCTATATCTATCGCGAACCTTATTGAAGTTCTCCTCTTTACCCATGGAGCGGTCAAATCGAATGTCTTCATATAATTGACTTCCTCCTGCTTGCTTTGGATTTTCCAGGCCTTCGATTTGTCTTATTCTACTGACTGGTTTCTTTGCAGAGTGTTCTTTGGGTGCATGCTTCCctatcttcttcttcttctgcttcttcttgctACCAGGATGAATAGTATCTTCTGATTCAAAGAATCCTGCTTCTGCATCTGAAGAGCTTATTTCATCGTCAAAAGAATGATCGGTTTCTTCTGGTGCAACTGGCTCCATGGATTCCTGAACACTCTTAGATACCTCACGCTTCTTCAGGAGCTTCCTTTTAGAAGAGCTACTATTATCCTCCTCATTATGTAGCATATCTGCTGCTTGTTTTAGTGAGCCAAAAGTAAGGGAGCTAAATTCATCACTCTCGCTGTTCTGATCATCCCTCTCATGTTGCTTCCTCAGCACATGCGAAAGCTCATCATCGTCAGACTCATCAGATGCTAATCCTGGTTGTATGTTCTTGAAGTAATGAGACATATGCTCTCCGTTAGCTGCTATTCTGAATGTGATGAGATTGGATGAGATGAGAAAGACCAGgctttaaatttaaagttctttttttgacGTCGAAAATTTTCGGACACTACCAGGCACAACAATTACCGTTAGAGGGAGACCTCGAGAAATCAGCAGCGGTGCTATGTAGTTAAAGAGATGGCTTCTCAATGATTTGCTCGAGTAATAAATCCATAGCTCGTATACAGACATTGTAGATATCTCTCTTTGAACAAATGTAGTTcgtcttttttttgatgttaGATAAATGTTATCGgttacatatatatacatagaTGGCGACAGAGGAATGCAAAAAATACTGGGATAAAACAAACCTACCTAGATTCAATACTGTCCTTTAACTGTAGTTTCCTCGAATGACGATCGAAGAAACTGGAAATTTCCTTGAAACTCATGGAACCTGGATCCACTTCCATTATGGTTTTATCCTTGAAAGTCACTTTAATCAGTGAtggttttgttgaagaatcaGTCATCAACTCAGTTGATAACTTAGTAGAACTTGCTCTTTGAATTGGAGGAATTGCAGATAAAAAGAGTCTTGCATTCTTAGCTAGTTACAAGTTAGTATTTTTAACGCTAGATATACTCATTTAGCGAGAAAACACATACCTTCCTTACTAAACGGGCTAAACCTCACCACAACACTGGTAAAGTACTTTGTAATCATTATCAGAGGTTTGGGACCAAACTGAACAAGACCGCTATATGTACAGAACTAATCTGGTGGTAAATTCAGAACCAAAGACTTATATAAAACTAGTAACTATCAC
It contains:
- the RRP36 gene encoding rRNA-processing protein RRP36 (similar to Ashbya gossypii AFR557C), giving the protein MSHYFKNIQPGLASDESDDDELSHVLRKQHERDDQNSESDEFSSLTFGSLKQAADMLHNEEDNSSSSKRKLLKKREVSKSVQESMEPVAPEETDHSFDDEISSSDAEAGFFESEDTIHPGSKKKQKKKKIGKHAPKEHSAKKPVSRIRQIEGLENPKQAGGSQLYEDIRFDRSMGKEENFNKVRDRYRFLDEYREKEISDLRSMLADRKLMSKVSDHERENIQARLTSLTSKLQSIQNRDLEAKIIKEYEQQINQSNKSKFHLKKSEKRKIIQKWKFDHMKSKQREKVMERKRKKIRGKEFKNFEFHKG
- the MRPL44 gene encoding mitochondrial 54S ribosomal protein mL53 (similar to Ashbya gossypii AFR558C), which translates into the protein MITKYFTSVVVRFSPFSKEAKNARLFLSAIPPIQRASSTKLSTELMTDSSTKPSLIKVTFKDKTIMEVDPGSMSFKEISSFFDRHSRKLQLKDSIESR